Genomic segment of Caldanaerobius polysaccharolyticus DSM 13641:
ATTTGGCCTTTACTCAGCAAGGCAAAGACCAGTCTCACAAGCTTACGTGCCGTTAAGACGAGGGCTCTCTTATGCTGGTGTTTGGTAACCTCATTGTACTTCTTGTAGTAAAAATCAGCATACTCTTTTGCGTGTATCCTTACGCAATTGGCTGCTTCTACAAGATAGTACCTCAAATATTGGTTGCCGCACTTAGCTAAAGAGGTGTCTTCAGCACTAAAGTTGCCAGATTGATATTTGTTCCACACGAGGCCTGCAAATTTGGCTACAGCGCATTCGTTTTTAAACCGCTTAACATCGCCAATCTCAGCCACAAGGCCTGCGGCTAATACATCGCCGATGCCTGGAATAGTAGTCAGAGTTTGGCGAAAGGCATTAAGCTGTTTAGAGATTTCTTTATTTAGTTTTTTAAGCTGAGATTCAAGAAATCTAATATTTTCAAGAGTCATGGTCAGAGTCATGCTAACAGTATCGCACATGTCGGGATTAAGACGATATGCCCTGTTAGCAGCGGATTTAAGTGTTTTAGCAATTTCTTCAGGATTGCTCAATCTATTGTTACCATGACTCAAGACAAAATCAACAAGTTCCTCCATAGGCATAACAGCGATCTCATCAGGAGTAAAAGAATCAAAAACAGAAGTAGATGCTGAGCCAAAGACGTCGCTGAAAGGACAGTCTTCCTTGTATGAAGAGAACTTGAGATAAAGCAGGTTTAAAGCTCTGCTCTTTTCACTGGATATAGTCTGTACCAAGTGGTATCTAAAGCGAGTAAGGCGCTGTAGGGCTGCATATTTAAAGTCAGGCATGGGAGTAGGGTTTACCCTACCGAATCTGACGCAATCAGCAATGACTCTGGCATCAAAATCGTCAGTTTTAGGCAAATGGGTATAAGCCTTTTTAAAACCACTGACGACAGATGGATTCATGACAAAGAATTTAGGATTAAAAGATGCCAGGTCAGGAGAAAAAGCCAGGTGGAGATGGAGGTGCCATGCATAATGAGAAGTAGCTTCCATGCCAATTTTGACACAGGAAGCATCAATAGCTTTAGCATGGGAGATCACCTCAGAGATGATAGAATCAGCACCTGGGGTATCATTAGAAACCGAAAAAGGCTTCTTAATGAGGTTATTGCCATCTTGATCAATAAAGAAAACAGAATTAGATTGACTGCTGATGTCGATACCGACGAATAAAGTACTGGGCACGTAAATTCCTCCTTTCACAAAAAATTTGAGACCAGTACCAGGTTGATCCCTGACAGATTACCGAGAAACAGCCTCGCGATATCAGAACTATGTCAATACTCATAGGATACACCGTATGGATGCTGACACATACGGAAGAGTAAGACATGGACAGCAAGCGAGTTAGAACTAAACAGGGGTGCAGTCTTTTTCGAGAAGTACCCTACAGGAGGGACTTCAGGGGGAGTTCAGAGCGACCCTGAAACCAAATCCTAGAGATAGTTTAACAGAGACAACCTGAAGAAGAAAGAGGGAATACGTGTAGTACAATACAA
This window contains:
- a CDS encoding IS110 family RNA-guided transposase; amino-acid sequence: MPSTLFVGIDISSQSNSVFFIDQDGNNLIKKPFSVSNDTPGADSIISEVISHAKAIDASCVKIGMEATSHYAWHLHLHLAFSPDLASFNPKFFVMNPSVVSGFKKAYTHLPKTDDFDARVIADCVRFGRVNPTPMPDFKYAALQRLTRFRYHLVQTISSEKSRALNLLYLKFSSYKEDCPFSDVFGSASTSVFDSFTPDEIAVMPMEELVDFVLSHGNNRLSNPEEIAKTLKSAANRAYRLNPDMCDTVSMTLTMTLENIRFLESQLKKLNKEISKQLNAFRQTLTTIPGIGDVLAAGLVAEIGDVKRFKNECAVAKFAGLVWNKYQSGNFSAEDTSLAKCGNQYLRYYLVEAANCVRIHAKEYADFYYKKYNEVTKHQHKRALVLTARKLVRLVFALLSKGQIYQPGGNG